The sequence below is a genomic window from Fibrobacter sp. UWB10.
GTCGTTTGCCTTCTTGTTGGCAACAATGCTTTCTGTACCGGTATTTGCAGCATCGCCTGTAGTCGGTCCCGAAAATGTCCGCAACTTGCGCCTGTTGGAAAATTCTCCGATGCTGTTTGATTTGCATCGCGTGACAACCGGCGATGGTCCCCAGTTCTTTGCATACCCGCATCGCGATACGACGTTCCGCAAGAATTTTGTGGATACCGAAAAGAATGCTTTGCTTTATTACGACAACGCAAATGGAGCCTCTGTTTCTGGACATGGCGCTTTTGAAAATAAGGCTCCGCGCATTGCTTTGGCGATGTCGCTTGTGGGCGGTTTGGATTATCGCGGCGGCGAAGCGCTGAATGATACCATTTGGCCGGGAATTGATGGAGGGATCTATTTGCGCGGTTATGCGGATTCCATTGACTTCGTGCTGGATGCCCGTATTTACGATGAGGCGCATTTTGCAACGGAGAGAGAAAAGGATAATCGTCCTAGGTCTTTTGACGGGGAGTTCCTGGAAAACCAGAAATCGGAAAATAATTCGGGTCTGGAATACACAAGCTACGCCCGCTACCGCGCCCACATTGCGCTGAACTACGATTGGCTGCGTTTGGACTTTGGTCGCGACGTGATGCACTGGGGCCCGGGTTACTACAACAACTTGAGTTTGAACCAGTTTGCACTCCCGTACAACATGCTTTCGCTCGATATGCAGTTTGGACCGTTGCGCGTGCTTTCGTTCTACGGTGACTTGCGCATTTACCCGGGCATGGGCATGAATAACAAAGATGAAACCCGCAACATTTTCGGACACCGCTACGAACTTGCTGTGGGGAACGCTACCTTCGGTATCAGCGAACTCCAGATTCAGTATGATAACTTGAAACCTTGGTTGTTTGTGCCGGTGGTTCCTTTGTTCATGGAAAAGGGCAACTATTCCGAAGACAGCAACAACGGCTCGCTCGCATTTGATTTTAACTATCGCTTGTTCCGCTCGCTCCGCGTTTACAGTGAATTCTTCTTGGACGATATGGAAAGCCCGGTGAGCCTCGTCAAGAATGACAACATCGAAGCCAAGTGGGCTTGGATGGCCGGTATGCATGGCGCACACGATTTCAATATCAAGTCGCATTTGGTGGAATCGGGCTTTATCGCAGAATACGCCCGCATTGAACCTTACGTGTATTCTCATTTCCATGCGAATACGGCGCAGCTGGCTCATTTGGGCCGCCCGCTCGGCAGCCAGGCTGGCCCGAACAGCCAGACGATTGACTTTACTCTTTATGGTCGCTTGGATCATCGCATTTTTGCATCGCTTCGTAACACTTGGTTCTGGAAGGGAACGGATTACGGCAGCGCTGTGAATGATACGACTCCGCGTCGCGACCACATGAAAATTCACAAGCGTTTCTTGAAGGGCGCGGATATGGAATATTCGCTTACGCCTTCGGTTAGCTACGAAGGACAGTATACGTTCTTCTTGGGCGAAATCACGCTGTTCAACGACAAGAAAGTTTATTTAAGAACTGGCTTCAAGTGGTAGTTTATGCAAAAGCCTGAATTGTTAGCTCCTGCTGGTGACTTGATTCGTATGAAGTACGCGTTTGCGTACGGTGCCGATGCTGTGTATGCGGGCCAACCTGCGTTTTCGCTCCGTGCCCGCGAAAACGGATTCAAGAATTTAGATGACCTTGCCGCAGGCATTGAATATGCGCACCGCTTGGGCAAAAAGTTTTACCTCACGAGTAACGTGATTCCGCGCAATGTGAAAGTCGAAGCATTCCAGAATGCTTTGCTTTCGGCAATTGATTTGAAACCGGATGCTTTGATTGTGGCAGATCCCGGCTTTGTAGGCTGGATTCGCGAGGTGCGCCCGGAAGTCGAAATTCATTTGTCTGTGCAAGCGAATACGACAAACTATTTGGCTGCCAAGTTCTGGCACGATTTAGGCGTGCGCCGCGTCATCTTGAGTCGCGAACTTCGCTTGTCCGAAGTTGTCGAAATCAAGAATCGCGTGCCCGGCTTGGAACTGGAAGTGTTTGTGCATGGCGCTGTTTGTATGTCAATGTCTGGGCGTTGTATGTTGAGTAACTGGGTGACTCGCCGCGACGCAAACCAGGGTGCGTGTGACAACAGCTGCCGCATGCCTTACCGCCTGTATGCAAATCCGGAACCGCAGTGCGAAAATTACCACGAACAAGAAGGCTCGTTTAGCTTGCAACGCACGGACCGCCCGGAACTCGACCCGATTGCCTTGGACGAAGACACTTGGGGCACGTACTTCATGAGCAGCCGCGACATTTGCGCTATCGATGTGATTCCGGAACTGATGGCATCTGGGCTCGATTCGTTCAAGATTGAAGGCCGCACCAAGTCGGTGTATTACTTGAGCCAGGTGGTGCGTGCTTACCGTATGGCAATTGATTCTTGCGCCACTCAAATGAAACAGGGCGTTGCTACGGAATCAGTCAAGGTTTCCGAAGAAAGCCGCCGAGCGATTTCGTTTGTGGACGGTCGCGGGTTCATGCCCGGATTCTTGCGCGGACCTGTGCCGCAGAATTACGAATCCACGCATGAAGAAGCCCCTGGTGGCTGTGTGGCGGCCCAGGTCATTGCCTACGATGTGAGCGCAAATGCTTGCCGCGTGAATGTCAAGAATCCGTTTTCAATCGACGATTCTCTGGAACTGATGACCCCTTCGGGAATGACTTCTTGCAGCGTTTCGGCCATGAAGGATTTCAAGGGCGGAGACGTCGATCGTTTGCATCCGGGAACCGAAGGCTGGGTTTTCTTTTCAGAAGATGTAAAAGGCCTAGAAGAAAACGCTACTTTTTGCTTTTTTGTGCGAAAAAATCCGTAAAAAAGGGAACTTTTTTTTAGATTTGTAATATGGCAGTAGACGAAGCTACTAAAAAGCAAGACGAGCTGGAACTTTATCAGATTGACGATAAAGCTATTATGCCCTTCTTCGAATGCCACTTGGAAGAACTGAAACAGTTCATTCAGGAACGCAGGGGGCAGAATCTCTCGCTTTTGGAATTGCTCAAGCAGTTCATTCGCACCTACAAGCTTCCCTTTAATATGCAGCGCTATATGTCCGTACAGACGACATACATCAAGCAAGTGTTGCAAGAACGCATGCAGGACCGTCAGGTGGCGGTGAGCCGCTGGATTCAGGAACATGCCGGCAGGCATCGTAACCGTATGATCCAGCTGCAGTGCCTTTATCTGGACCGCATTAAGGATAAATTGCTGCCCGAAGTCGAAAAAATGCTGGAACAGCGAATCGAAAATCTCCAGTCGAAACTGGATGAAAATAAATAGGTCGCTAAATCCTTGACAATCAATACCTTCTACGAAAAATCGCCGTTTTTTGACTAAAAATGGCGATTATTTTTTTGTATGTTTTTGGAAATGGTGCTAGTTTGTGTACCAAAAGTATGCTTTTTCTTGTCAAGACATGCAACAAAATTTTTCTGTTGATAAGTTGTTCCAATCATAGGGAGTCTGTCTTGATTGTGGAGTGATTAAAAGAGTGATTTGTTTGCAATAGTGGGGGTAATGTTGGGAATAAATATTTTTTTGCCGTTTTTGAGCTGAAATCGCCAATTTTCAAAAAAAATGACAGGGTTCGGACATTTTGTTGTATGCTTTATTTAATTTTTTCATGCTTTTTTAGATGATTGGTAAAACGTGACAAACTCTGTTGCTCTCTTGAATTCGGAATCTTCGGTCTGGCAGTTGACTCTGGACCGTTTGCGCCTGGAATGTAATGACTATTTCGGCCTGACTATTTTGGATACGGTCTGCTATGAAGGCATTTTTGATGGTGTAGTCCAGCTTTCTGTTCCCGATGAACTTCGTGAGAACTGGGTGAAGGCTCATTATGCCGAAATTATGCGCAAGGCCTTTGCCGAAGTTCTTGGCGATTCCTTCGTTGATTTTACTATTTCTATTTCGGCATCTGCAAAGAATGCGCCCGTGATGGCTACTCCGGCGGCTCCGAAGCTTGTCCCCGTGCATGTGGCTCCTGCCCACCCCAAGAAGCGTGCTCCGCGTCTTAAGCTTTCTTTGTATGCCGGCTATACCTTTGAAAACTTTATTGAAGGCGACTGCAACTTTACCGCTTGCGAAGCTTGCAAGTCTGTTGCCGAAAAACCGGGTGATCCGGCTTTGAATCCGCTTTTTGTGTACGGTAAGTCCGGCCTTGGCAAGACTCATCTTTTGCAGTCGATTGCAGGGCAGATGCTTAAATCGAGCTCGCAGACTCGCGTGGTTTATTGCCATGCTTACGAATTCCTGCGTGATGCTACGGCCATGAGCAAGGCCTTGAAGGCAAAGCTTGGTAATGTCCGCGAATTGGCTGTCGCTTTCCAAGAGAAGTACGAAAACTGCGATATATTGCTCTTGGACGATGTCCAGCTCTTGGAACACGCTTCTGCTACGCAGGAACGCTTGGCTGTTCTCATTAAGCATTTGCGCTCCATGGGCAAGCAGGTGGTGCTTTCTTGCGACAGGCATCCGTCGCAGTTCAGAACAACTGATTCTTGTGTTGCTACCGCCAACGACGGCACTTCGATTCCGCGCATTTCGGCCAAGCTCTTGGCTCCGCTGGAATCTTGCGTGGCCGTGGGCCTCGATGTTCCGGATCTTTCGACCCGCATGAAGTTGATTCAGAAGAAGTCCATGAGCATTCCGTTCGTGGACAAGGACCGCGAAGAAATTTGCAGGTTCCTGTCGCTTCCGCCGCGCGAAAACTTCCGCGTGATCGAAGGCATGCTGAACGGACTTCGCGCCATGAACGAATTCTGCGAAGAAAACTTGGACCTGGGTGCTGTCAAGCGCTTGGTGGCTCCTCCGGGAACGACGGGCGTCGAAGAACTTTCGGTCAAGGGAATTGCCGAAACGGTGGCTATGGAATTCGGAACTGACTTGAATGCGCTTGCAAGCAAGCGTCAAGATGCCGGTGTGGCACTTCCGCGTAAGGTGGCGATGTTCCTTTGCCGCGAATTGACGAATACGTCTCTTGTGAATGTTGGCGAATTCTTTAACAGAGATTACTCTTCTGTTATCGCCGCAATCCGTTCACTTACAAAGCAGATGGATTCTGATGAAGACCTTGCCCGCAAGGTCAAGGATATCCGCTATTTGCTGGAAGCCTAGCAATGATTGCTTTGGTGACGGGTGGCGCAGGCGTCGTAGGGACGGCGCTCTGTCGGGAACTTTTAGCGTGCGGTGTGTGTGTACGTGTGCTTGTGCTCCCGGGCGATACCCAGGCTGGGTTTTTACCCGAGGGGGTGGAGGTCTTTTATGGGGATGTTACGGACGCTGATTCAATTCAAAAGGCGTTCGCTGGCGTAGACTTGGTGTATCACCTTGCCGCCATTCTTCTTTCTACAAAACCGGGAGCGTTTGACCGCATTAATGCGGGCGGCACGCGCAATGTCGTGAATGCGGCAAAGCAGGCGGGTGTCAAGCGCCTAGTCTATGTCTCTAGTATTTCGGTGACGTATCCCGTGCTTACGGAATACGGCAAAAGCAAACTCGCAGGGGAGTCTTACGTCAAGGATTCCGGTTTGCAGTGGACCATTGTTCGCCCAACACTTGTCATCAGTTCGCCTATCGGTTCGGGCGGAATCGAATTCAACATGTTCGTGGCCTACGTAAAGCGCTTTCCGGTGTATTTTATGCCAGGGGGCGGCAAGTGCCTCAAGCGTCCTGTGAAAAGTACGGATTTGGTCAAGGGAATCGCCCTTGCAGGCCTTTCGGAGCATGCAGTCGGTAAAACGTACGCCCTTGCGGGGGAGACTGTGCTTTCGATGGCGGATATGGCCAAGGCTGTCTTGAAACAGGTCGGCAAGCGCCATTGCATGATTCCTTTGCCGTGGTGGATTTCCAAGAAACTCGCTGTTCTTAAAAGCTGGATTGGCGGGCGCCCAGTGACAGCGGAGCAGGCTTTGGCGGGTTTTTTGTATGACGCCGCTCCCGATATCGAAAATGCGAAGGCCGATTTGGGCTATAATCCCGGTTCGCCCTTAAAAATTTGATAAAAAAGCCTTTTTTTATCACAAAAAATCACCAATTATTTACATTGGCTTTTTTTTTGTATATATTCTATGCATAAAAAGAGGTATGTATGAATTTTAAAGCGAAGTCAGCGGTATTCACTTCCGCCATTGCATTGTCCATGATGCTCGCCGCTTGTGGCAGCGACGACAATTCGTCGAACGTGGAACGCGAAGAAGGCAGCTCTTCTAGCGTTCAAGAAACTTCCTCCTCGTCGGTGGAAGAATCGTCTTCTTCCGTGAAGTCGGATTTGCCCAAGGGAATGCGTGCTGCTACCCTGGATGATCTTGAAAAGAATTTAACCCTTGGATCCATGTTTGGAACCGAAGTTTATCTTGCTTCTGGCGCCAAGCAGGGGGTGTTCTCCATTTGGATTCCGGACACAGCATGGATTGCTGTTCGTTCGGACTTTGAAAACGGCGTGATTGAATATGGCCCCGAGAAAGGTTCGTTCATGGGTATCGATGCGGAGGCCGCCGACGAAATGAAGGCTTTCTTTGACAAGACCGGAAAAATGCAGTTTGTTGTGAAGGACGAAAAGAAGCTGCAGGTTTCTATCAATGGTGGTGACTACATCGATGTCGAAAAGGCGAAGGTGCAGATATCCGCGAGCTGGATTTCGGACGGAACCGAACTGCACGGTGTTCAGCTTTCTTGCAAGAACGGCGATACCAAGCAGGTTTATTCGTTCTACAAGGGCCGCTACGTGGTTGAAGAAACGGTCAAGAAGGAAACAACTTGGTCGGCTGGTTACTACGATATCGAACGTAGCCACTTGCTGATGCTTCCGGTGTTCTTCAACGCACCTGTGTTCTCGATGGTTTCTGGCATGGTCAGCACCGACTTCGATATCCGTATGGATACGGGCGATTCTCTGAAGTGCGAAAAGGAAACAATTAAGTATAAGGATATCGATTTTGAAGCAATTGCTGGCGAATGGGTTGCTCCTGAAAATGGTTACGATTGGACGCTCACTCTTAAGAAGTCGGGTGATTATTCTGTCGAAGCCAAGAAGGGTGCCAATACCGAAGACCTCAAGTCCGGCATTTGGGATGTTTACGGTGATGTTCTCTTGCTGAAGAACAAGAAATGCATGCATACGAGCGAATGTGCTTCGGCTGTCAAGGGAACCATCGAAGGCTTTGATGCTAAGAAGGGCTTCACCTTCAATCATGACGACGATGATTCTCCAAAGGTGCCCACGACTTGGACTGTCCCGCAGTACGAATAATTTCGGATAGACTCTTTAAAACAGAAACGCTCCGCCTTAGCGGAGCGTTTTAAATTTTTTAGATAGCTAAAAAATGATTAGCCGTGGTGTTCGGCGTGGTGTTCGCAACCGCAACCGCCCTTGCCGTCGCAGTTTTCCTTGTTGCCATGGCCGCCACATTCGCATTCGTGGTCGCCTTCGCCCTTGCCGCCGCAGCAGCAGTGGTGACCCGGATTCAGTTCGTCTTCGGTGGCTTCGCGTACAGAAACGACTTCGATGGCGAAGTTCAGGTTCTGGCCGGCGAGTTCGTGGTTGGCGTCAATCACTGCC
It includes:
- a CDS encoding U32 family peptidase C-terminal domain-containing protein produces the protein MQKPELLAPAGDLIRMKYAFAYGADAVYAGQPAFSLRARENGFKNLDDLAAGIEYAHRLGKKFYLTSNVIPRNVKVEAFQNALLSAIDLKPDALIVADPGFVGWIREVRPEVEIHLSVQANTTNYLAAKFWHDLGVRRVILSRELRLSEVVEIKNRVPGLELEVFVHGAVCMSMSGRCMLSNWVTRRDANQGACDNSCRMPYRLYANPEPQCENYHEQEGSFSLQRTDRPELDPIALDEDTWGTYFMSSRDICAIDVIPELMASGLDSFKIEGRTKSVYYLSQVVRAYRMAIDSCATQMKQGVATESVKVSEESRRAISFVDGRGFMPGFLRGPVPQNYESTHEEAPGGCVAAQVIAYDVSANACRVNVKNPFSIDDSLELMTPSGMTSCSVSAMKDFKGGDVDRLHPGTEGWVFFSEDVKGLEENATFCFFVRKNP
- a CDS encoding DnaA/Hda family protein encodes the protein MTNSVALLNSESSVWQLTLDRLRLECNDYFGLTILDTVCYEGIFDGVVQLSVPDELRENWVKAHYAEIMRKAFAEVLGDSFVDFTISISASAKNAPVMATPAAPKLVPVHVAPAHPKKRAPRLKLSLYAGYTFENFIEGDCNFTACEACKSVAEKPGDPALNPLFVYGKSGLGKTHLLQSIAGQMLKSSSQTRVVYCHAYEFLRDATAMSKALKAKLGNVRELAVAFQEKYENCDILLLDDVQLLEHASATQERLAVLIKHLRSMGKQVVLSCDRHPSQFRTTDSCVATANDGTSIPRISAKLLAPLESCVAVGLDVPDLSTRMKLIQKKSMSIPFVDKDREEICRFLSLPPRENFRVIEGMLNGLRAMNEFCEENLDLGAVKRLVAPPGTTGVEELSVKGIAETVAMEFGTDLNALASKRQDAGVALPRKVAMFLCRELTNTSLVNVGEFFNRDYSSVIAAIRSLTKQMDSDEDLARKVKDIRYLLEA
- a CDS encoding NAD(P)H-binding protein, with product MIALVTGGAGVVGTALCRELLACGVCVRVLVLPGDTQAGFLPEGVEVFYGDVTDADSIQKAFAGVDLVYHLAAILLSTKPGAFDRINAGGTRNVVNAAKQAGVKRLVYVSSISVTYPVLTEYGKSKLAGESYVKDSGLQWTIVRPTLVISSPIGSGGIEFNMFVAYVKRFPVYFMPGGGKCLKRPVKSTDLVKGIALAGLSEHAVGKTYALAGETVLSMADMAKAVLKQVGKRHCMIPLPWWISKKLAVLKSWIGGRPVTAEQALAGFLYDAAPDIENAKADLGYNPGSPLKI